AGTTAACCTCCAATACATCCACAATTTAGAAATAGTCTCGCTcattcaaaaatataataaaccatcttttgtttttagtgaCAGGCAGCCCAAATTATCGAGAAACTATCAAAATCAAATCGtggaaataaaaatttgaaatttggaatattacacaaaatatgCAACCATCAGAAAATGTAAACAAACATGCCATTATAGAAAATATGAGTAACTTATCAACAGTAAGTCTTTATTAATGATGATTACAAGTtcattttttcatcaaaaacaactttttcattactccaatgtcataactcataagtaataccaacacaagcttcAAAGTTTAATGCCAATTACCTCGTTGGAACAAAAGCAACGATAAACATAACCAGAGTCTAAAAGTTTCTCAGCATGTTGCTTGTACAGAGAATTTCTTTCAGATTGTCGGTATGGACCATAGTCTCCACCAACACCAGGACCTTCAAAGTATAAACACAGTATTACTAAGAGTTTATATCTTAATCAATTCATTCACTTTTTTGCTCGGAAGTATAAGGACATCAATGTTCTACtacatataatttaatatagAAGCAGGCAAGTCAAAAACACAGATAGAAATTGTATAAAAACCaaatgaaaacaagcaatgctaaTTATGAGTAGAGAATTATCGCTCAACTCCAACTCCATCTCAGTATCCAACTGTCTATCATAGACAAGAATGTGTGcaagataaacaaataaatacaattaagacttgtgaaaccaaaaaaaaaaaaaaaaaattcaccttttttcacaattgttaaggtgacaagttgtgattggtgtataataaaaataactacAGCCGCAACAACAACTACAGCTTATTAGTCTCAGAATTTCAGGGCCATCTAATGTATTATGACATTCATAATAGagtgactaaattttaaaattacctTTATGACACTACGCACAGACACGGGCGAAGTATTTATCTTTCTAGCATTGCTTAAAAACtataatgaaaaatagaatagaaATGAACGATTAGTAATAAAAGTAGCATAGATGAAAAGGGGGTACGTACCTTGATCCCAGTGAAGACCGAGCCAAGAGAGATCTCGCAAGAGGGCATCCTCAGATTGTTTAGTGGATCTCTCCAAGTCAGTATCTTCAATTCTCAACACAAATTTGCCACCTTTGCGAACAAGTAATTGAAGAGCGCAGTTTGAGCTCCACCCACGTGGAGGTTCCCTGTTGGCGAAGGAGCAAAACGCACACGGACTACTTGTCCTCTGCCGAGATTGAGAAACTCCTGCTGCTTCTGCTACTGCGAAAGcgtttgtgaaaaaaaaaagacagcaGAAGCAACCTCAGGAATTATACTAATCCAGGACGGCGTTGTTCCTATGAAGGTCGTCGTTGCCATTGttctcaatctcaatctcaatctcaaaCCCAAATTCAAATCTGAATCTTCTGTGATCCTATCCAATGTGTTTTTGCCGTTAGCTTCACCCAACAGCACTTTATCTTATTCTAAtcggtctactttggtccatttccATCAAATTCGGTCCACTTGGTTCACCTCAGTCCACAGAGGTCCACTTCAGTTCATTTCGGTCCAATTCGGTCTTCTTTGATATATTTGGTCCAATCCGGTTCACTTcagtctattttggtcctttaCGATGAAGAAAATTTATCAACCAGCTAAGACATGGGACATGATCCGTGAATTTATCAACAATTCTATCAAATTAACACTTATCCTATCATCCAATAGAGGAAGCAATAAACATAGATGACtagagtttttaaaaaaacacttTTGGACAATGTAGAACAAGTTACCGCTAATTCTCATTAATAAtcttaacaaaaacaagacaTATATCCAAATAAAAGCTTAAAGTATAACAAGTTGGGCTTGGGCCACATCTTATGTCTACACATGCTCTTTAACTGGACCCAAACTCAAAAGACATGCATATCATATCTTCTCTAATTCAGGAATTTGCTATTAAACATGGTGACCTTTAACACACATCATTCTAATTAATCTCAAATTTGCACAAATATGTCACAAACATGGTGACCTTGACACGTATCATTTTTTAAAGACagatttcacttttttattgGGCTTATAAACCAACTAGGTAAAACATCATATACCTTCTCGTGGATAAAATAGGTAATTAACCTTAATATTCTAACTATTTAGTTAGATGGTTCAGTTATGAAAGAAATTGGTTTAATAGTAtctcgagtctcttagactcgattTTGGCTGTAAATCGAGTataaaagactcgattttcatggcctgatgtggcattttttccacGTCAGATTggtggaaatcgagtcttttagactcgaTTTACAACTCCTATATAtcacccaaaatcaaaaaacaGAACCCAGAACCAGAACcctctttcaaatttcaaatactGCCTCGGCGATCTCTCCGGCGACCCAGATCGCGCCAGGAGCGCGACCCAGGTCGAGCGGCCAGGGTCGCGCGACCCAGGCCAGCGCGACCCAGGTCGCGTGGGTCGCGCTGGCCTGGGTCGCGCGACCCTGGCCGCGCGACCTGGGTCGCGCTCCTGGCGCACGCGACCGTGGCCGCGCGGCCAGGTCGCGCTGGCCCTGGCCGTGCGACCCAGGTCGCGCGACCCAGGCCAGCGCGACCTGGGTCGCGCGACCCTGGTTGCTCGACCTGGGTCGCGCTGGCCTGGGTCGCGCGACCCTGGCCGCGCGACCTGGGTCTCGCTGGCCTGGGTCGCGCGGCCAGGTCGCGCTGGCCCTGGCCGTGCGACCCAGGCCGCGCGGCCTGGGTCAGTTTTTTCTTGGATTTCAGTTTGATTTTGCTCTTGGGTTTTTTGAAATGAGAATGGGAGAACGACGAACAGacactttgattttgttcctGGGTTTTTTGGAAGTCTGAGAAATGAGAATGGAGAAGAACTGTTCTTgggttttttggatttggaagtttGAGAATGGAGAAGAAcgaaccaaacacttgaaagttgaaaatgTGTACTGTAGatgtaaatcgagtctctaagactcgatttacagGTGGACCTCTCCTGACACAAGTGTCACCTCGGACCCGATCAAACCATGAAAATCGACCTTCAAAAAgtcgatttataggccaaaatcgacTCTCTTATACTCGAGATGCTATAAAACCAATTAGTTTGATAACTAAgcctactaactaaatagttaaaaaattagTGTTAGTTACCTATTTTATCCCCTTCTcgttaaaagaaagaaagggctCTGAACACAACGAAGTTTGAACTCGTTGCTTCGCTCTCCGATCTGCCACTCCACCACCATGATTTCTCCTTTCGAAGCTAAGCCGAAGccaaacccaaacccgacccacccGAGTTGTTAGCTGAGACTGTGTGTCGTCATTGTGAAATGGGTAAATCAACatcctctcttcttttttttaattgcaatcGTTTGATTATTAGAGTAAGCCTTCCATTTCGTGCTTTTACTTCTCGTTATTGTTCTACTACTAGAGAAAATGCGAAAACCCCATATCAGATTCAGAATCAGTTGTTGAAATCTGTGAGAGATCACTGCAAATCTGGAACCTTTAAGAATCTTGATCATGCCTTAGGTCTGTTTGATACAATGCTTCACATGCACCCTTTGCCTTCCATTCTGAATTTTAATCACATGCTTAGTTCCATTGCAAGAATGAAGCATTACTCTGAAGTCATTACTCTAATTCAACGAATGGAATCATTCGGAATCTCTCCCGATGTTTATACTCTCACTGTTTTGATTAATTGCTACTGCCTTTTGAACCGGGTCGATTTTGGATTCTCTATCTTAGcaacaattttgaaacttgGCTATCAGCCAAACTGTATAACTCTCAACACTCTTGTCAAAGGCCTCTGTCTTCAAGGTAATATTTCTGGAGCTGTGAGTTTGGTAAAGGAAATGGAGAAGAAAGGGTATGAGCCTAATGTGATTACTTATGGAATAATAGTAAACGGTCTGTGTAAGATTGGCCAGACTGGTGTGGCTATTAGGTTGCTCAGGATGCTTGAAAAAAGGAATTTTGATCAAAATGTGGTGCTCTATAGCATGGTCATTGACAGTTTATGTAAGGAAAAATTGGTAACTGAGGCTTTGAACCTTTTATCTGAAATGGTGAGTAAAGGCATTCAGCCAAATGTTGTCACTTATAGTTGCGTAATTCAAGGACTATGCAATTCTGGCCAGTGGAGGGAGATTGCTACCTTGTTGAATGAGATGGTTCAAAGGAAGATCATGCCAAATGTGCGAACCTTCAACATATTGGTGGACATGCTTTGCAAGAAAGGGATGTCGACTAAGGCAAAAGAAGTTTTTGAAGTGATGATTCAAAGAGGCATTGAGCCTGACAAAGTCACTTACAATTCTTTGATTGATGGTTATTGTTTGCAAAACCAAATGGATGAGGCAGTTGAGGCATTTAATATGATGGTTGAGAAGGGGCTTTCACCCGATTTGTTTAGCTATAGCATATTGATCAATGGATATTGCAAAAGTAAACAAATTGATGAGGCAATGCGTCTGTTTCATGAAATGTCCAACAAGGGAATTATTCCTGATGTATGGAATTACAACACTCTTATAGGTGGGTTTTTTCGAGTGGGGAGAGTCCAAACTGCACTAGAGCTATTCAATACAATGCGAGCTTGTGGCCAACATCCAGATCCCCAGACCTACGCCATCTTGTTAGATGGCTTTTTTAAGAATAGACGAATTGCTGAGGCAATGGCATTGTTTCAGGAGATGAAAGACAAAAGGTTGGACTGTGATattgtgatatatatattgtggccAACATCCAGATCCCCAGACCTACGCCATCTTGTTAGATGGCTTTTTTAAGAATAGACGAATTGCTGAGGCAATGGCATTGTTTCAGGAGATGAAAGACAAAAGGTTGGACTGTGATATTGTGATATATAACATCTTGATCGATGGTTTCTGCAATGTTGTGGAACTTAAGACTGCAAGAGAAATCTTTAGTGGTCTTCCAGCAAAAGGATTGCAACCTAATGTCCAAACTTACAATATAATGATCAAAGGATTTTGCAAGAATGGACTAGTTGATGAAGCGAATGAGCTGCTTGAGAAAATGGATAGCAACGGTTGTTCACCTAACGAGCGAACGTATAACACAATAATTCAAGGGTTATTGCAACATAGTGAGACATCAAAGGCAACAAAATATCTCaaaataatggttaaaaagGGTTTTTCAGCAAATGCGACCACTGCAACCATGTTTATTGACTTGCTGTCATCAAATCAAGTAGATGAAAATATTCAAGAATTGCTTCCGAAGTTCATGTGAAGGTTTTTTAGGTTCTCAAGATCAAGGACAACATTCATATTTAACCAATCACAAGTCATTATGTGAGTGATGTATATTTGCTTCCAGtaaaatttaatactttttatGAGATGGTATTTCTTTCCAATTCTGTGCACAAGATTGTTTGTTCTGTTTACTGTTTGTTCTTTTATTGTGATTTTGTTTTACACTCATTTTGTTGCATTATACCCTTTCTTATGTAtaggtttttcaaattttttataatgtaaagTTAATGCTAAATATCATACCTTATATAGGTATGCACATCTCCCTAAACCAGCCCCAAAATTCTTAAACCCTTAGTGATTAGGTTCTAGATCAAATTAGTTCTTGAATCAGTTTCAGTTTTACAAACATAGTCTGGTTGTAATTTGCTTAGCAAATTTAGTTTTAAAGCAGGTTATGGGTGCTTGCAAGTTAAACTATTGTTTTAAAACCACAAGAGATTGAGCTGTGGGACTTCTTAAATATCAATTAGTTTAAGACTTTAAGTTACTGTCTCATTCACTTACATACCTTTCAGCTGTCTTTCGCCAAAAGGCAGATCTATTTTGTGTCCAACCTTCATAATTCAGATGTTCTGTTTGTGCTTACTATGATTTGCGTGTTACTAGAGATTCTTGAACCTTTATTCATTTGAGGATGTGTAGGATAGCTGTTTTAAAGAAAGAGTGCCATCAttagtaaattttatttatttattttcatgacATGGTACCTCACCAAGGCAGGGCCCTTTGGACCCGCCCCTAGGGAgtaaatttagttatttttatatgatGCAAGGACAACAGTGAAACAAATAGTATAATTAGTTTGGCTCTTTTGGTTGCTTCATGACTCCCTCCCTTCCCCATTAGATAAAGCTATCTCTATATTGGAGTAAACTTATTGTTTTACTTTGTACTGTATGTAATCATATCAACATGTTAAGTAATTATTAAGGACTAGGTATTTTCGTTGCAAGTTATTATTTTAGATGatgatatttattttcttgtattggCACTAGGTTGTTTGTTGCTATTCTAGtctatttttgtgaaaattatcTTGAACTTCAGTTGATGCAACATTGTGAACATGCAATtagttttatgtatttgtgaAATGACAGAATAATGCTCATGGAGTAATTTGGGTGCTTTCTCTAGGTCAATTGAATATCAGCCAAAGACCATTGATACTAGCAGATTTTCCTTACTTAGTAGTTAATATTAGAGATCATCTTCTTTCTACTACCACTAATATTCTGACCTTCAAAGTATACCTGCAATCCCCCTGTTACAATTACTTGTCTCAtatgtagggtttttttttttttttttttttttttttttttttttttttttttttttctcactaaaTTTGTCATTATAGTTTATACACATTTTAGAATATAACATAGGTAGGATATACATTCAAATCTATTGAtacaatattatgaaaatatacaATGGAGAGTTGAATCTTACTTTGAAACTGGAATAGATTTTAAGGGTTGGGAAAGAGGTAAAAGGTTAGaagattgaaataaaatgtgaatgcaatttcaaacaaaaaatttcctttatatgtgtgtgtgtgtctgtgtacTGAAATCTTTGGTAAGCAACAGGCTTCTGTgctgaaaccttttttttttttggggggtggggggagatAGATCAAGACTGTACTGAATGCGTGCAAGGTATTTTGTTAGTGCCTGGTAGaagattaaagaataaaagatgGGGAGGGTCAGGTTTTGCTTTCATAGATTGAGACGGCAAAAGGATCGTAGCTGGCTGCCATAGTTGGAAACTCAGGACTAGCAGACAATCATCTGTCTGGCTGTTGAAGAAGCTCTGGAGGCAGCAAGAAACAAAGGATTTTAAAGCTTATTATTCTTCTACTAAATCTAAAGCTGTGTCCTTGTTTAAGAATACAAGGCTTCCTAGATGGCAAATTGAAAGAGATTGCTGTAGCAGAAACCGAGTCTTTGTTTTTCGGTTTAGGTTCTTTATGTGTTGCTACCACTTTTGCTTTTTGCTAAACCAACcccccccttcccccccccccccccccccccccccccacacaaaaaaaaaaaaaaaaagaaaaaaagaagaagaagaagaaaagataagtaaaaaacagaaagaaagaaaattgaaagagaTTTTTGTACCATACTTGCAAAGAAGAAAATGGTTTATGGATTAGAAGGAATAGTTTAGAAGAGTAAAACAAAATGGAGTCGAAACTAAACATGTGCacaaatatcttctttttttttttttttggtatatgcATATACAAAACATGTATGGAGTAGTATATAAACACATACACAAGTTTTGAGGTGTCAATAATTAGTTTCCTTTACTTCCAATGTTTCATGTACAGTTCCATGTATTGAGTTGCACACAGATTTGGATGATTAGGTCGTTTGAAATgccattattaatttattttgttcattggatatttttataatgTTAGGATGCTTGAATGTTGCCATTCAATCAGCAGgtgttcataaaaataaaaagaattgtaTGTTCAACAAGTACTGTTGCAGTCACTAAGGTTTTTGATTCTACCatcatctttttaaaaaaaaatcaaaaataaaaatttggagaaACAATTTTAAAGTTATTGGCCATTTGAACTTAAGATAGCCATTACACGAGCTATCCTATTGACAAATGTATTGGAATTAGTTAGACCAAATCTTAATCATCAGTAATATTTGGGATTAAAGCAGAAAAAATATAGGTAAATTTTGAATTCATGTATTGGCCTAtgcgttttttatttttattttcaagtttagGAGGGAATTGTTGTATGATGAGTTGAAGGTGTTGGTTCAAGTCCTGCTAAATTGGGTAGATTTCAATTTTGTATCATTGGAAAAGTCTTGTTCTAATGACTACATAACCTAATTATACTTTTACTTTATATTGTTTATAGTTTGGTGGGTGAAGGTTATTTAGTTTCTCAAGATCAAAGAAAACTTTTATAGTTTAACCTATCACTATTCATTATTTGAGTGGTATATTTGCTTTGAGTAAAATTCTAAACTTATTACGAGATGgtatttcttttcatttatatGCCCAAGATTGTTTATTCCTTTTACTGTTCAATATTTTGTCGCAATTTTCTTGTGCAAGCATGTTGTTGCCAAACCTTTTGACTAGCCATTGGGTGTATTATAATGCCCTCTTAGGTGGATACTCAAAAGTCCCTAATTCGAGACTTGATTCATAGATCTTATTTCTTGTACTAGTTAGCTATACTATGTTCCAACCCTTATTCAAAGTTTTCCAATCATAAAAACTAGTATTCCAATTCAAGTATAGCCGAAATATCAAACCTTCAATAGGTATCCTCCTCTCCCCAGACCAGCCCCAAGATTCTTGAATGCTTAGTGATTAGGTTCTTGACCAAATTATATCTTGAATTAGTTTCAGTTTTACAAAAGTAATCTGGTTGTAATTAGCTGATCAAATTTAGTCTGAAAATAGGTCATTGGTGCTTGCAAGTTAAACTATTGTTTTCAAACAACTATGGATTGAGCTGTCGGACCACTGCAACCATGTTGGTTGACTTGCTATCATCTAGTCAtgctaataaaaatattcaagaatTGCTTTAGAAGTTTGTGTGATGGTTTTTTAGTTTATCAAGATCAATATCAGGGGCAACTTTCATATTTTTACTCATCACAACTCAATATGTAAGTGACGTGTATTGGCTTCATAtaaattctataatttttaCAAGCTGATATATCTTTCCATTTATGTCCATAAGAGTATAAGACTATTTGTTCTTATAACAGTTTCATCTTTTGTTGCAATTTCGTCGTGCACTCATTTTATTGCTTTGAACCTAATTTCACCAatattgtttttcaaattttggttgATTGGCAGTTGCTAAGTGTTATCCTGTAAAGTGTGGCACTTTTGTAGTTATATGTCCATTGGCTACTCGAATTAATGTTTTTGGAACTCACATCTAGTGATTCTCTTCCAATGTTTATAGATTATCTTCTCTTATGTACAGCGTATTAAgttttctttgtactttgtTTGCTGCTTTGTGTCCTTTTTGCATGAAGTGGTCCttttatattcaaaaaaaaaaaaaatttatttgcaaaagACCCAATATTTATTTGCCAAATGGACGATTGTTGCGtgtcacacaaaaaaaagggtTCTGAACAGTTGTGAAATGAAAGTAGGGAAAAATGGAATTAGTTTGATGCTTTTATGAAATGCTAGAAAGTTTATTTGCAATTGTTGATATTATGTGGGAAGGGGAGGAGGTACCAGTTGAGCTTGAGCTCATTGGAAGGAGAATTGACAAGTCTTTTTAAGTATTTGGActtaaatctaaattttgagaAAAGATCTGTGATGTTTAAAGTCAGTGGACAAAATCTCTAACAAACTCCACAACTGGAAGGCCAAGCTTTTAACCAGGCTGGTAGGCTAACTCTAATTAAATCTGTATAATTCCATCCCCGTTATCTCTTTTCTTGTTTAGAAACTCTTGATTGGAAAATCTGTGAATTCTGATGGGGTCATACTGGCAGTAAAAGGTAAATTCCAAAATACTCACTACAGCTAGCTTTCTGAGTTGAAAAACCCGATGGCTCTCCCATCTCTAATGTAAAGTTAATGTGATCTGTCCTTATTCTAGAAAATGATAGTAATAGTATGAAGTCTTCATATATTTCCTCTTCTGTAGACAATTGACTAAGGGAGGTTAAAACCAAACCATGCTTGGGGATAGAATTGAATGAAAATGGTTAAGGTTGTGGAGGATCAATAGTTAAAGAGaattccattaatttttttggaatatttgTACAAAAGGCACTACTTATTAGATCTGCAAgaaggataaaaaataattatactaAGCTTGAGCCTTGTGTTTTGACTTGGAGATCATTATCAT
This genomic stretch from Quercus robur chromosome 4, dhQueRobu3.1, whole genome shotgun sequence harbors:
- the LOC126721656 gene encoding putative pentatricopeptide repeat-containing protein At1g12700, mitochondrial; the encoded protein is MALFQEMKDKRLDCDIVIYNILIDGFCNVVELKTAREIFSGLPAKGLQPNVQTYNIMIKGFCKNGLVDEANELLEKMDSNGCSPNERTYNTIIQGLLQHSETSKATKYLKIMVKKGFSANATTATMFIDLLSSNQVDENIQELLPKFM
- the LOC126721032 gene encoding pentatricopeptide repeat-containing protein At3g22470, mitochondrial-like, with product MGKSTSSLLFFNCNRLIIRVSLPFRAFTSRYCSTTRENAKTPYQIQNQLLKSVRDHCKSGTFKNLDHALGLFDTMLHMHPLPSILNFNHMLSSIARMKHYSEVITLIQRMESFGISPDVYTLTVLINCYCLLNRVDFGFSILATILKLGYQPNCITLNTLVKGLCLQGNISGAVSLVKEMEKKGYEPNVITYGIIVNGLCKIGQTGVAIRLLRMLEKRNFDQNVVLYSMVIDSLCKEKLVTEALNLLSEMVSKGIQPNVVTYSCVIQGLCNSGQWREIATLLNEMVQRKIMPNVRTFNILVDMLCKKGMSTKAKEVFEVMIQRGIEPDKVTYNSLIDGYCLQNQMDEAVEAFNMMVEKGLSPDLFSYSILINGYCKSKQIDEAMRLFHEMSNKGIIPDVWNYNTLIGGFFRVGRVQTALELFNTMRACGQHPDPQTYAILLDGFFKNRRIAEAMALFQEMKDKRLDCDIVIYILWPTSRSPDLRHLVRWLF